A portion of the Pseudoxanthomonas sp. JBR18 genome contains these proteins:
- a CDS encoding FdhF/YdeP family oxidoreductase, which yields MSDEQDPSIQHEGPAGGWGSLKGMGQVFARELSSPAVLETLMRQNKAEGYMCSSCAWGKPTHPHTFEFCENGAKATIWDLTRDRCTPEFFARHTVTELRDWADYDLEMQGRLTEPMRYDAASDTYVPCSWEQAFTGIATELKALDPKSVVFYASGKASLETSYLYALFARFYGHNNLPDSSNMCHETTSVGLKKVIGSPVGTCVMEDFEHCDAIFYFGQNPGTNSPRFLHPLQEAVRRGCKIIVFNPVREQGLVRFVNPQNVGQMLTGKATELAHMYLQVKPGGDIAALTGLCKHVLALDDAAREAGKEGVLERDFIAQHTHGFDDFVKTARDTGWDQIEQVSGLARADLEAAAEVYAQAKNVIGVYGMGLTQHVHGSQSIGMLVNLMLMRGNIGRQGAGMSPVRGHSNVQGQRTVGISEKPELVPLDKLAQMFDFEPPRDTGLTTVDACEGIKQGTVKGFVSLGGNFVRAIPDRDVMEPAWRQQALTVYIATKLNRSHLVHGHASYLLPCLVRAEEDLQAGGPQSVTIEDSFSHIYGSTGKRKPADEHLLSELAIVAGIAKATLPAHPKWRWDDWTADYGLVRELIAQTYPDDFHDFNARMFQPGGFYRGNPARERDWKTDSGKAEFTNPTVMSSLGIGDAPGRYHLITMRSNDQFNTTIYGHSDRLRGLEGSRQILLINPTEMQRAGLKEGDVVSLVGDAGDEVVRQVDDLTVTAFNLPDGCLGGYYPEMNPLVPLWLHDKASKTPASKGVPVRIVKRAA from the coding sequence ATGAGCGACGAACAAGACCCCTCCATCCAACACGAAGGTCCCGCCGGCGGCTGGGGCTCACTGAAAGGCATGGGCCAGGTGTTCGCGCGAGAACTGTCCAGCCCGGCGGTGCTCGAGACCCTGATGCGCCAGAACAAGGCCGAAGGCTACATGTGCAGCTCCTGCGCCTGGGGCAAGCCGACGCATCCGCACACCTTCGAGTTCTGCGAAAACGGCGCCAAAGCCACCATTTGGGATCTCACCCGCGACCGCTGCACGCCTGAGTTCTTCGCCCGCCACACCGTAACCGAGCTGCGCGATTGGGCCGACTACGACCTGGAAATGCAGGGCCGGCTGACCGAGCCCATGCGCTACGACGCGGCCAGCGACACCTATGTGCCGTGCAGCTGGGAGCAGGCGTTCACCGGCATCGCCACCGAGCTCAAGGCGCTGGACCCCAAGTCGGTGGTGTTCTACGCCTCGGGCAAGGCCTCGCTGGAGACCTCCTACCTGTACGCCTTGTTCGCCCGCTTCTACGGCCACAACAATCTGCCCGACAGCTCCAACATGTGCCACGAGACCACCTCGGTGGGCTTGAAGAAGGTGATCGGTTCGCCGGTAGGCACCTGCGTGATGGAAGACTTCGAGCACTGCGATGCGATCTTCTATTTCGGCCAGAACCCCGGCACCAACAGTCCGCGCTTTTTGCATCCGCTGCAGGAGGCGGTCAGGCGCGGCTGCAAGATCATCGTGTTCAACCCGGTGCGCGAGCAGGGACTGGTGCGCTTCGTCAATCCACAGAACGTGGGTCAGATGCTCACCGGCAAGGCGACCGAGCTGGCCCACATGTATCTGCAGGTCAAACCCGGTGGCGATATCGCCGCCCTCACCGGCCTGTGCAAGCACGTGCTGGCCCTGGACGATGCCGCGCGCGAAGCGGGCAAGGAAGGCGTCCTGGAGCGGGACTTCATCGCCCAGCACACCCATGGCTTCGATGACTTCGTCAAGACCGCGCGCGACACCGGCTGGGATCAAATCGAGCAGGTCAGCGGCCTTGCGCGCGCCGACCTTGAAGCGGCGGCCGAGGTCTACGCGCAAGCGAAGAACGTCATCGGCGTCTATGGCATGGGCCTGACTCAGCACGTGCACGGCTCGCAGAGCATCGGCATGCTGGTCAACCTGATGCTGATGCGCGGCAACATCGGACGCCAGGGCGCGGGCATGTCGCCGGTGCGGGGCCATTCCAACGTGCAGGGCCAGCGCACCGTGGGCATCTCGGAAAAGCCCGAACTGGTCCCGCTGGACAAGCTGGCGCAGATGTTCGACTTCGAGCCGCCGCGCGATACCGGCCTAACCACCGTGGACGCCTGCGAAGGCATCAAGCAAGGCACGGTCAAGGGCTTCGTCAGCCTGGGCGGCAACTTCGTGCGCGCCATCCCCGACCGCGACGTGATGGAACCGGCCTGGCGCCAGCAGGCCTTGACCGTTTACATCGCCACCAAGCTCAACCGCAGCCACCTGGTCCACGGGCACGCCTCCTACCTGCTGCCATGCCTGGTACGCGCCGAGGAAGACCTGCAGGCCGGCGGGCCGCAGTCAGTCACTATCGAAGACAGCTTCAGCCACATCTATGGCTCCACCGGCAAGCGCAAGCCAGCCGACGAGCACCTGCTGTCCGAGCTGGCCATCGTGGCCGGCATCGCCAAGGCCACCCTGCCGGCCCATCCCAAGTGGCGCTGGGACGACTGGACCGCCGACTACGGCCTGGTGCGAGAGCTGATCGCGCAGACCTATCCGGACGACTTCCATGACTTCAACGCGCGCATGTTCCAGCCCGGTGGTTTTTACCGCGGCAACCCGGCCCGCGAACGCGACTGGAAGACCGACAGCGGCAAGGCCGAATTCACCAACCCCACGGTGATGTCGTCCCTGGGGATCGGCGATGCGCCGGGCCGTTACCACCTCATCACCATGCGCTCCAACGACCAGTTCAACACCACCATCTATGGCCACAGCGACCGCCTGCGTGGCCTGGAAGGCTCCCGCCAGATCCTGCTGATCAATCCGACCGAGATGCAACGCGCCGGGCTGAAGGAGGGCGATGTCGTGAGCCTGGTCGGCGATGCCGGCGACGAGGTGGTGCGCCAGGTGGATGACCTGACCGTGACCGCCTTCAACCTGCCCGACGGCTGCCTGGGCGGCTACTACCCGGAAATGAACCCGCTGGTCCCGCTATGGCTGCACGACAAGGCGTCCAAGACGCCGGCCTCCAAGGGCGTGCCGGTGCGGATCGTGAAGCGCGCAGCCTGA
- a CDS encoding cytochrome C oxidase subunit IV family protein: MEDRQAFGRELRRYVVGLVLALVLSGAAFALVAWHPLPPDGLLGVIAGLALLQVVAHFRFFLHIDLKQSHRDDLQLILFTGLIIGLMVAGSLWIIFNQNQRMM, from the coding sequence ATGGAAGACCGGCAGGCCTTCGGCCGTGAGCTGCGTCGCTATGTGGTCGGCCTGGTGCTGGCCCTGGTCTTGAGCGGCGCGGCCTTTGCCCTGGTGGCATGGCACCCTCTGCCGCCCGACGGACTGCTGGGCGTGATCGCAGGCCTGGCGCTGCTGCAGGTCGTGGCGCACTTCCGCTTCTTCCTGCATATCGACCTCAAGCAGTCCCACCGCGACGACCTGCAGTTGATCCTGTTCACCGGCCTGATCATCGGGCTGATGGTGGCCGGCTCGCTGTGGATCATCTTCAACCAGAACCAGCGAATGATGTAA
- a CDS encoding cytochrome c oxidase subunit 3, translated as MNGRIHPGINLRAGDQQPTTEGVMFGFWVFMMSDAVLFALLFAVYASLSGNTADGPDARQVFKLAPAALETGTLLLSSFTFGLASLAMKYRQSMAWLQGMLAATLGLGVIFLGLEIHDFMDMARQGALPQVSGFLSAFFALVPTHFLHVAFGCVWIVVVMLQLRVFGLTHTTRTRLLRLGLFWHFLDIVWVMLFSFVFLRGLL; from the coding sequence ATGAACGGGCGGATCCATCCGGGCATCAACCTGCGCGCCGGCGACCAGCAGCCGACCACCGAAGGGGTGATGTTCGGCTTCTGGGTGTTCATGATGAGCGATGCGGTGCTGTTCGCGTTGCTGTTCGCGGTCTACGCCAGCCTCTCGGGCAACACCGCTGATGGCCCGGATGCACGCCAGGTGTTCAAGCTGGCGCCGGCCGCGCTGGAGACCGGCACGCTGCTGCTGAGCAGCTTCACCTTCGGCCTGGCTTCGCTGGCGATGAAGTACCGCCAGTCGATGGCGTGGCTGCAGGGCATGCTGGCGGCGACCCTGGGCCTGGGGGTGATCTTCCTGGGACTGGAAATCCACGACTTCATGGACATGGCCAGGCAGGGTGCGCTGCCGCAGGTCAGCGGGTTTCTGTCCGCGTTCTTCGCGCTGGTGCCCACCCACTTCCTGCACGTGGCCTTTGGCTGTGTGTGGATCGTGGTGGTGATGCTGCAACTGCGCGTGTTCGGCCTGACCCATACCACCCGCACCCGGCTGCTGCGGCTGGGGCTGTTCTGGCACTTCCTGGATATCGTGTGGGTGATGCTTTTCAGCTTCGTGTTCCTGCGAGGGCTGCTGTGA
- a CDS encoding cbb3-type cytochrome c oxidase subunit I translates to MGIEASVSPWLGKLSLSALPTDSVVAMGAALIAVLGALGMAGYITWKGKWRYLWREWFTSVDHKRIGIMYVVLALVMLARAVIEALVMRLQQADAVNQSGFISAEHFGQLFSTHGSIMIFFMAMPFLTGIINYVMPLQIGARDVSFPTLNSISLALTAAGAALVMISLILAPFSTGGWSGYAPFTELSFSPGVGVDYWIWAVTLGSIGSTLTGINFAVTLYKQRAPGMDLMRMPLFCWTALCTSILMIFAMPALTVATALLALDRYLGMHFFTNDGGGNMMLYANLFWLFGHPEVYIVVLPSFGVFSELFSTFSAKQLYGYTSLVIATLTIAVLSFTVWLHHFFTMGQSAHINAVFGIATMLIGIPTGVKIYDWIFTMFRGQVRFPTPLLWGLAFLVTFVIGGLTGILLAIPPVDFLVHNTTFLVAHFHNMLIPGTLFGMIAAYQFWFPKAFGFRLEERWGKLAFGCWVVGFYLAFMPLYVLGLEGMPRRSAQVFDPSLRPWLLVAAGGAVLITLGLAALVLQLAVSIRHRDRNRVPVGDPWDGRSLEWACSAPPPEYNFARIPQVDARDAFWAMKQSGTAYMPPPRYDAIALPQSSAIGPVLGGLALAAAFGLVWHIWWMAGLGVLGSIGAVIVWTFVPRPERTLSAEQVARTEARWYAAIAEATPASRDAEHATSNRGLAQGGA, encoded by the coding sequence ATGGGCATTGAAGCCAGCGTCAGCCCCTGGCTGGGCAAGCTGAGCCTGTCGGCCTTGCCCACTGACAGCGTCGTGGCCATGGGCGCGGCCCTGATCGCCGTCCTGGGCGCGCTGGGCATGGCTGGCTACATCACCTGGAAAGGGAAGTGGCGCTATCTGTGGCGGGAATGGTTCACCAGCGTGGACCACAAGCGCATCGGCATCATGTACGTGGTGCTGGCCCTGGTGATGCTGGCGCGGGCGGTGATCGAAGCCTTGGTCATGCGCCTGCAGCAGGCCGATGCGGTCAACCAGTCCGGCTTCATCTCGGCCGAGCACTTCGGCCAGCTGTTCTCCACCCACGGCAGCATCATGATCTTCTTCATGGCCATGCCGTTCCTGACCGGGATCATCAACTACGTGATGCCGCTGCAGATCGGCGCGCGCGATGTGAGCTTCCCGACGCTCAATTCCATCAGCCTGGCCTTGACCGCGGCAGGCGCGGCCCTGGTGATGATCTCGCTGATCCTGGCGCCGTTCTCCACCGGGGGCTGGTCGGGCTATGCGCCATTTACCGAACTGAGTTTCAGTCCCGGGGTGGGCGTGGACTACTGGATCTGGGCGGTGACGCTGGGCTCGATCGGCTCCACCCTGACCGGCATCAACTTCGCCGTGACCCTGTACAAGCAGCGCGCGCCCGGCATGGACCTGATGCGCATGCCGCTGTTCTGCTGGACCGCGCTGTGCACCAGCATCCTGATGATCTTTGCCATGCCGGCACTGACCGTGGCCACCGCGCTGCTGGCCCTGGACCGCTACCTGGGCATGCATTTCTTCACCAACGACGGCGGCGGCAACATGATGTTGTACGCCAACCTGTTCTGGCTGTTCGGCCACCCCGAGGTGTACATCGTGGTGCTGCCCTCCTTCGGCGTGTTCTCCGAGCTGTTTTCCACGTTCTCGGCCAAGCAGCTCTACGGCTACACCTCGCTGGTCATCGCCACCCTGACCATCGCGGTCCTCTCGTTCACCGTGTGGCTGCACCACTTCTTCACCATGGGCCAGTCGGCCCACATCAACGCGGTGTTCGGGATCGCCACGATGCTGATCGGCATCCCCACCGGGGTGAAGATCTACGACTGGATCTTCACCATGTTCCGCGGCCAGGTGCGCTTTCCCACACCGCTGCTGTGGGGCCTGGCGTTCCTGGTGACCTTCGTGATCGGCGGACTGACCGGCATCCTGCTGGCGATCCCGCCGGTGGATTTCCTGGTCCACAACACCACCTTCCTGGTCGCGCATTTCCACAACATGCTGATCCCCGGCACCTTGTTCGGGATGATCGCCGCCTACCAGTTCTGGTTCCCCAAGGCGTTCGGCTTCCGCCTGGAGGAGCGCTGGGGCAAGCTCGCCTTCGGCTGCTGGGTGGTGGGCTTCTACCTGGCCTTCATGCCGCTGTACGTGTTGGGCCTGGAAGGCATGCCCCGGCGCAGCGCGCAGGTGTTCGATCCCAGCCTCCGGCCCTGGCTGCTGGTAGCGGCCGGTGGCGCGGTGTTGATCACGCTGGGACTGGCGGCGCTGGTGCTGCAGCTGGCGGTGAGCATCCGCCATCGCGATCGCAATCGGGTGCCGGTGGGCGATCCCTGGGATGGTCGCAGCCTGGAATGGGCCTGCTCGGCGCCGCCGCCGGAATACAACTTCGCACGCATTCCGCAGGTCGACGCGCGCGATGCCTTCTGGGCGATGAAGCAGTCCGGCACGGCCTACATGCCCCCCCCGCGCTACGACGCCATTGCGCTGCCCCAGTCCAGCGCGATCGGTCCGGTGCTCGGCGGGCTGGCGCTGGCTGCCGCGTTCGGACTGGTGTGGCACATCTGGTGGATGGCCGGGCTGGGCGTGCTGGGCAGCATCGGCGCGGTGATCGTCTGGACCTTCGTACCAAGACCCGAGCGTACCCTCAGCGCCGAGCAGGTCGCGCGCACTGAAGCACGCTGGTACGCCGCGATCGCCGAAGCGACGCCCGCCTCGCGCGATGCGGAACACGCGACAAGCAACCGCGGCCTGGCCCAGGGGGGCGCATGA